In one window of Bos taurus isolate L1 Dominette 01449 registration number 42190680 breed Hereford chromosome 15, ARS-UCD2.0, whole genome shotgun sequence DNA:
- the OR52A5 gene encoding olfactory receptor family 52 subfamily A member 5, with amino-acid sequence MLGPNGSVFMPSVLTLIGIPGLESVQCWIGIPFCVMYLMAVIGNTLILVIIKYENSLHSPMYILLAMLGATDIALSTCILPKMLGIFWFHLMEISFEACLLQMWLLHSFQGIESGVLLAMALDRYVAICNPLRHASIFSQKLLTHIGVGVTLRAAILGAPCLVLIKYRLKFYRTTVVSHSYCEHMAIVKLAIEDIWINKIYGLFVAFTILGFDIIFITLSYIQIFITVFQLPQKEARFKAFNTCITHICVFLQFYLLGFFSFFTHRFGSHIPPYVHILLSNLYLLVPPFLNPIIYGVKTKQIRDHVLTIFVCSKHLNH; translated from the coding sequence ATGCTCGGACCCAATGGCTCAGTCTTCATGCCCTCTGTATTAACACTCATCGGGATTCCTGGCCTGGAGTCAGTGCAATGCTGGATCGGGATTCCATTCTGTGTCATGTACCTTATGGCAGTAATTGGGAATACTCTAATTTTGGTGATAATCAAATATGAAAACAGCCTCCATAGTCCTATGTACATTCTTCTCGCTATGTTGGGGGCCACAGACATTGCTCTTAGCACTTGTATTCTCCCCAAAATGTTAGGCATCTTCTGGTTTCATTTGATGGAGATTTCTTTTGAAGCATGTCTTCTACAAATGTGGCTTCTTCACTCATTCCAGGGAATTGAATCAGGTGTCCTGCTGGCGATGGCCCTAGATCggtatgtggccatctgtaaTCCCTTGAGACATGCCAGCATCTTCTCCCAAAAACTCTTGACTCACATTGGGGTTGGGGTGACACTCAGAGCTGCCATACTTGGAGCGCCATGCCTGGTACTAATCAAATATCGTCTCAAATTCTACCGAACCACAGTTGTCTCCCACTCTTACTGTGAGCACATGGCCATTGTGAAGCTGGCTATTGAAGATATATGGATCAACAAGATCTATGGTCTATTTGTTGCCTTCACTATCTTAGGGTTTGACATAATCTTTATCACCTTGTCCTACATTCAGATCTTTATCACTGTCTTTCAACTGCCCCAGAAGGAGGCAAGATTCAAAGCCTTTAATACATGCATCACTCATATTTGTGTCTTCCTGCAGTTCTACCTCCTtggcttcttctctttcttcacaCATAGGTTTGGTTCTCACATACCACCATACGTTCATATCCTTTTATCTAACCTTTACCTGTTAGTTCCACCTTTTCTCAACCCAATCATCTATGGAGTGAAGACCAAACAAATCCGTGACCATGTGCTAACAATATTTGTATGCTCCAAACATCTTAATCATTAG